One genomic window of Cetobacterium sp. ZOR0034 includes the following:
- the hpf gene encoding ribosome hibernation-promoting factor, HPF/YfiA family gives MRINYNTNGDLVITDAIKNHCEKNFFKLKKFFDNILTVNVTLSATKSKSGPLQRVDARVHVNGNVIKGVYTDDDLYNAIDRVTEILAKQIKKHKEKLRDNNHVSPNLNIGKKITFEPGDNSITVQSIKKIESVTVNPRPMDVEEAILQLEALNKDFYVFTNSESGDMNIVYKKRNGDYGHVEPAHF, from the coding sequence ATGAGAATAAACTATAATACTAACGGAGATCTTGTTATTACTGATGCCATCAAAAATCATTGTGAAAAGAACTTTTTTAAATTAAAAAAATTCTTTGATAACATTTTAACAGTTAACGTTACATTATCAGCTACAAAATCTAAATCAGGTCCTCTACAAAGAGTTGATGCGAGAGTCCATGTAAATGGAAATGTTATTAAGGGTGTTTATACAGATGATGATCTTTATAATGCGATAGATCGTGTAACTGAAATTTTAGCTAAACAAATCAAGAAACATAAAGAAAAATTAAGAGATAATAACCATGTTTCTCCTAATCTGAATATTGGTAAGAAAATTACCTTCGAACCTGGAGACAACTCAATAACTGTTCAATCTATAAAGAAAATAGAAAGTGTTACAGTTAATCCTAGACCTATGGATGTTGAAGAAGCAATATTACAATTAGAAGCTTTAAATAAAGATTTTTATGTATTCACTAATTCAGAATCAGGTGATATGAATATTGTTTATAAAAAAAGAAATGGAGATTACGGTCACGTAGAACCAGCTCACTTTTAA
- a CDS encoding ABC transporter ATP-binding protein: MTKNIVLELKNICKNYSTKNETLEIIKDLNLKIEEGDFISILGQSGSGKTTLLNLIGLLDSPTSGDIYINNEKISINSSTIDSIRNKTIGFVFQFHYLLPEFTALENVMIPALTQDFSKKEEIEKRALQLLKEVGVEHRASHKPTELSGGEKQRVAIARALINNPKILLLDEPTGNLDNETSEKIFNIFKQINDKKRQTIITVTHSRELAEISNKKLFLKKGILSE, translated from the coding sequence ATGACTAAAAATATCGTTCTAGAACTTAAAAATATTTGTAAAAATTATTCTACTAAAAACGAAACTTTAGAAATTATAAAAGACCTAAATCTTAAAATTGAAGAAGGGGATTTTATATCTATTCTTGGTCAATCTGGTTCTGGAAAAACAACACTTTTAAATCTGATTGGACTTTTAGATTCACCAACCTCTGGTGATATATATATTAATAATGAAAAAATCTCAATAAATAGCTCCACTATTGATTCTATTAGAAATAAAACTATTGGATTTGTTTTTCAATTTCATTATCTTTTACCTGAATTTACAGCTCTTGAAAATGTTATGATTCCTGCACTAACTCAAGATTTTTCCAAAAAAGAGGAAATTGAAAAAAGAGCTCTTCAACTATTAAAAGAGGTTGGCGTTGAACATAGAGCTAGTCATAAACCTACAGAGCTATCTGGTGGAGAAAAACAAAGAGTTGCTATAGCTAGAGCTCTTATTAATAATCCTAAAATTCTTCTACTTGATGAGCCTACTGGAAACTTAGATAATGAAACAAGTGAAAAAATTTTTAATATTTTCAAACAAATTAATGACAAAAAACGTCAAACAATTATAACAGTAACACATTCGAGAGAGCTTGCTGAAATATCTAATAAAAAATTATTCTTAAAAAAAGGAATTCTTTCAGAATAG
- a CDS encoding ABC transporter permease, with the protein MLFEFFIAKKHILEHKKQSFIGIIGIAIGIMVLTVSIGISNGLNKNMIDSILSLSSHVTIIGNENIKNYDTLEDTFKTYSEVKGVIPKVATQGIVKYNGILGTYVSGVKLDGLDLGKAIPALNLESKIKRGDIDLSNMKGVIIGDELLNRIAGSIGDSITIISANNKELELEIMATFQSGYYDYDLSMILLPLRTAQYMTERDETVSSIDLILNNPYDAEKVSNKIYSDTGLFNRTWGSLNQNLLRALSLEKTVMIIGFSLIVIIAGFVVWVILNTMVREKIRYIGIMRSMGISHSSVIKIFLIQGIILGATGIIIGVIVSLFLLWYIKTYSLPGISSIYYLTKVPIELSLKELLTIIGTNTTLIFLSSIFPAYRAGKLKIVEALRHD; encoded by the coding sequence ATGTTATTTGAATTTTTTATAGCAAAAAAACATATCTTAGAACATAAAAAACAAAGTTTTATTGGTATTATTGGGATTGCTATAGGTATTATGGTTTTAACCGTCTCTATAGGTATATCTAACGGATTAAATAAAAATATGATCGATAGCATACTCTCTTTATCTAGTCATGTTACTATTATTGGGAATGAAAATATCAAAAACTATGATACTCTAGAAGATACTTTTAAAACATATTCTGAAGTCAAAGGAGTGATTCCTAAAGTTGCAACTCAAGGTATTGTTAAGTATAACGGAATTTTAGGTACATATGTATCTGGAGTTAAATTGGATGGTTTAGATTTAGGAAAAGCTATTCCTGCACTTAATTTAGAAAGTAAAATCAAAAGAGGAGATATTGATCTTTCAAATATGAAGGGTGTTATTATTGGTGACGAGCTTTTAAATAGAATTGCTGGATCAATCGGTGATTCTATAACTATTATTTCAGCTAATAATAAGGAGTTAGAACTTGAAATAATGGCAACTTTTCAAAGTGGTTACTATGATTATGATCTTTCTATGATTCTTTTACCACTTCGAACTGCTCAATATATGACTGAAAGAGATGAGACTGTAAGCTCTATTGACTTAATTTTAAATAATCCATATGATGCTGAGAAAGTTTCAAATAAAATTTATAGCGATACTGGTCTTTTTAACAGAACTTGGGGTAGCCTTAACCAAAACTTATTAAGAGCCCTTTCACTTGAAAAAACTGTTATGATAATAGGCTTTTCTTTAATTGTTATTATAGCTGGATTCGTTGTTTGGGTTATTTTAAATACTATGGTTAGAGAAAAAATAAGATATATTGGGATTATGAGATCTATGGGAATATCTCATAGCTCTGTTATTAAAATATTTTTAATCCAAGGTATTATTCTTGGAGCAACAGGAATCATCATTGGTGTCATTGTTTCCCTATTTTTACTTTGGTATATAAAAACATATTCTTTGCCAGGAATATCGTCGATATACTATCTAACTAAAGTTCCTATTGAATTATCTTTAAAAGAACTACTTACAATTATAGGAACTAATACAACTTTAATATTCTTATCAAGTATATTTCCTGCTTATAGAGCCGGAAAATTAAAAATTGTGGAGGCTTTAAGACATGACTAA
- the recQ gene encoding DNA helicase RecQ, which produces MKTKAKELLKTIYGYDNFRKGQEIIINNALSKRDSLGVMSTGGGKSICYQIPALLYPHLTIVISPLISLMKDQVDSLKYLGVRAGFLNSTLTKEEYVKLILGIRNKSIKLLYIAPERLMSDKFINFIKDFPISMIAVDEAHCISQWGHDFRKSYLEIPKFLDKINQRPQILALTATATSKVRKDIIERLALQAPKIYVDGFDRDNLTFKVEKGVVPEAFISEYIKRNSKKSGIIYAATRKEVDNLYSYLLLKGFNVGKYHAGLDEKERTNFQDKFLKDDIKIMIATNAFGMGIDKSNVRYVIHRNIPKDLESYYQEAGRAGRDGAPSEAILLFFEEDVSTQEFLIEQNEESSKELKRTKRKKLDAMIDYAYLESCYREYILKYFGDKRIKNYCGNCGNCKNFKDIQSFTLDAQKIFSCIGRTKESIGISTLTNILMGKVDSKIERKEYFKLSTFGIMSSYNRINLEEFIYYLISENYLEQSAGSFPTLKLTTKSFEVLKNIKAVFRKSNESVTFDYFEDPLFETLNSLRKEISEKEGVPPYIIFSDLTLMELAEKKPRNRWEMLKVRGIGNQKFKNYGNLFLKTINQLSPQEIDMLHVDNIIDEKYLGENQLINLRNSLNINITTDELKEILIKTLFTN; this is translated from the coding sequence ATGAAAACAAAAGCAAAAGAACTATTAAAAACTATTTATGGATATGATAATTTTAGAAAAGGACAAGAGATAATAATCAACAATGCTCTTTCAAAAAGAGATTCTTTAGGTGTTATGTCTACAGGAGGAGGTAAATCAATATGTTATCAAATACCTGCACTACTTTATCCTCATCTGACTATTGTAATCTCACCACTTATTTCTCTGATGAAAGATCAAGTTGATTCTTTAAAATATCTAGGTGTTAGAGCTGGTTTTTTAAACTCAACACTAACAAAAGAAGAGTATGTAAAGCTTATTTTAGGTATTAGAAATAAAAGTATTAAGCTATTGTATATTGCACCAGAAAGACTAATGAGTGATAAGTTTATAAATTTTATTAAAGATTTTCCAATTTCAATGATTGCAGTTGATGAAGCTCATTGTATATCTCAATGGGGACACGACTTTAGAAAAAGTTACCTGGAAATTCCTAAATTTTTAGATAAAATTAATCAACGTCCACAAATATTAGCTTTAACAGCAACCGCTACAAGTAAAGTTAGAAAAGATATTATTGAAAGACTAGCGTTACAAGCTCCAAAAATCTATGTTGATGGATTTGATAGAGACAATCTAACTTTTAAAGTTGAAAAAGGTGTTGTTCCAGAAGCATTTATATCTGAATACATTAAAAGAAACTCTAAAAAATCTGGTATAATATATGCGGCAACAAGAAAAGAAGTTGATAATTTATACAGTTATTTACTCCTTAAAGGATTTAATGTTGGAAAATATCATGCTGGATTAGATGAAAAAGAAAGAACTAATTTTCAAGATAAGTTTTTAAAAGATGATATCAAAATTATGATTGCCACAAATGCTTTTGGTATGGGGATAGATAAATCCAATGTAAGATATGTTATTCATCGAAATATTCCAAAAGATTTGGAGAGTTATTATCAAGAAGCTGGAAGAGCGGGAAGAGATGGTGCTCCATCGGAAGCTATTTTGCTATTCTTTGAAGAGGATGTTTCGACTCAGGAATTTTTAATTGAACAAAATGAAGAAAGTTCTAAAGAATTAAAAAGAACAAAACGAAAAAAACTGGATGCTATGATTGATTACGCCTATCTAGAAAGTTGCTATCGTGAATATATCTTAAAATACTTTGGTGACAAAAGAATAAAAAATTATTGTGGTAATTGTGGCAATTGTAAAAATTTTAAGGATATTCAATCTTTCACTTTAGATGCACAGAAAATTTTTTCATGTATCGGACGTACAAAAGAAAGTATTGGCATATCTACATTAACAAATATTTTAATGGGTAAAGTTGATAGTAAAATTGAGAGAAAAGAGTATTTTAAACTTTCTACATTCGGTATTATGTCGTCATATAATCGAATCAATTTAGAGGAATTTATTTACTATTTAATATCAGAAAATTACCTAGAACAAAGTGCTGGAAGCTTCCCTACTTTAAAATTAACAACTAAATCTTTTGAAGTTTTGAAAAATATTAAGGCTGTTTTTAGAAAATCTAACGAATCTGTTACATTCGATTATTTTGAAGATCCACTTTTCGAGACTTTAAACTCATTAAGAAAAGAGATTTCTGAAAAAGAAGGCGTTCCACCATATATCATTTTCTCAGATTTGACTCTTATGGAACTGGCTGAAAAAAAGCCTAGAAATCGTTGGGAGATGCTTAAAGTTCGTGGTATTGGTAATCAAAAATTTAAAAATTATGGAAACCTATTCTTAAAAACAATCAATCAACTTTCCCCACAAGAGATTGATATGTTGCATGTTGATAATATTATTGATGAAAAATATCTAGGTGAAAATCAACTTATAAATTTACGTAACTCCTTAAATATAAATATTACTACTGATGAATTGAAAGAGATTCTTATAAAAACTCTCTTTACAAACTAA
- the mnmH gene encoding tRNA 2-selenouridine(34) synthase MnmH translates to MVIVKYEDLLKERNYTLIDVRTPKEFEEEGIPGAINIPLLLDEERVEVGTAYKQVSPEKAKELGIEAISKRLPEIFKEVQKHAKGRVVFYCARGGMRSGSMSALFAALGYTTWKLEGGYRAYRQYILKNIGEYNKGVKYFVLHGKTGIGKTKILKALEERGYSVLDLEKMADHKGSFFGGVCEEREQSQKRFDSSVFDFLYTKKPEYVLAESESKRIGNVYVQDDIFDSLAEGIHIALDTSIEHRLQIIDEDYAGATLEELQECLDKVGRYIPKAKYKEYSEMLSENKIKELSEILMVEYYDPLYQKSIEKYSYDAEIFYETLDEGVEKVVRYLNEKGIFGKEITE, encoded by the coding sequence ATGGTTATAGTAAAATACGAAGATTTATTAAAAGAGAGAAACTACACTCTAATAGATGTAAGAACCCCAAAAGAATTTGAAGAGGAAGGGATTCCAGGAGCTATAAATATTCCTTTACTTTTAGATGAGGAAAGAGTTGAGGTTGGGACAGCATATAAACAAGTCTCTCCTGAAAAAGCAAAAGAGTTAGGAATAGAGGCTATTTCTAAAAGATTGCCAGAAATATTTAAAGAAGTACAAAAACATGCAAAAGGAAGAGTTGTGTTTTATTGTGCCCGTGGAGGAATGAGAAGTGGATCGATGTCTGCTTTATTCGCAGCACTAGGGTACACAACTTGGAAATTAGAGGGTGGATACAGAGCATATAGACAATATATATTAAAAAATATTGGAGAATATAATAAAGGTGTAAAATATTTTGTGTTGCATGGAAAGACAGGAATTGGAAAAACAAAGATATTGAAAGCTTTAGAAGAAAGAGGGTACTCTGTTTTAGATTTAGAAAAAATGGCGGATCATAAAGGATCATTTTTTGGAGGAGTTTGTGAGGAGAGAGAGCAGAGCCAAAAAAGATTTGATTCATCAGTATTCGATTTTTTATATACAAAAAAGCCAGAATATGTTTTAGCTGAAAGTGAAAGTAAAAGAATAGGAAATGTATACGTGCAAGATGATATATTTGATTCTTTAGCAGAAGGAATTCATATAGCTTTAGATACTTCTATTGAACATAGATTACAAATAATAGATGAGGACTATGCCGGGGCAACATTAGAGGAGTTGCAAGAGTGTTTAGATAAAGTTGGGAGATATATACCAAAAGCTAAGTATAAAGAGTACTCAGAGATGTTATCCGAAAATAAAATAAAAGAATTGTCAGAGATTTTAATGGTTGAATATTATGATCCACTTTATCAAAAAAGTATAGAAAAATATAGTTATGATGCAGAGATATTTTATGAAACTTTAGATGAAGGTGTGGAGAAAGTGGTGAGATATCTAAATGAAAAAGGTATTTTTGGAAAAGAGATCACTGAATAA
- a CDS encoding xanthine phosphoribosyltransferase, which produces MKLLEEYIEKYGSVTDSSILKVDSFINHQIDPVLMIEIGEEFKKRFEGKNINKILTIEASGIAIGIAAAYAFKVPMVFAKKKKPSTMGDSYNANVHSFTKKTDYNITVSKEFLSPEDNILVVDDFLAMGNAIIGLKSIIEQAGANLAGVGIVIEKGFQPGGTILKEQGIHLESLAVIESLENNIITLR; this is translated from the coding sequence ATGAAATTATTAGAGGAATACATCGAAAAATACGGGTCTGTGACTGATAGCTCAATCTTAAAGGTTGATAGCTTTATCAATCACCAAATTGATCCCGTTTTAATGATAGAGATAGGTGAAGAGTTTAAAAAACGTTTTGAAGGAAAAAATATCAATAAAATACTTACTATTGAAGCTTCTGGAATTGCTATTGGTATAGCTGCAGCTTATGCTTTTAAAGTTCCTATGGTATTTGCTAAAAAGAAAAAACCATCAACTATGGGTGATTCTTATAATGCAAACGTACACTCTTTCACTAAAAAAACTGATTATAACATCACAGTTTCAAAAGAATTCTTGTCTCCTGAAGACAATATTCTTGTTGTTGATGATTTCTTAGCTATGGGTAATGCTATTATTGGTTTAAAAAGCATCATTGAACAAGCTGGAGCTAATCTTGCTGGTGTTGGAATAGTTATTGAAAAAGGATTCCAACCAGGTGGTACAATATTAAAAGAGCAAGGAATCCACTTAGAATCCCTTGCTGTTATCGAATCATTAGAAAATAATATTATCACTTTAAGATAA
- the yqeC gene encoding selenium cofactor biosynthesis protein YqeC: protein MTELFNIKKGDIVSITGAGGKTSLMFHLANTLKKNGTVLIATTTKIFKPEITENNSFIFIYPEEISTLSPQDNFIHIFCPEIINNKIMSAQFEDLNVLRKYFDYILIEADGSANKALKGWRDDEPNIYPKSTKTIAIIDITALHKDKNETTIHRFELFQKQYFNFNKTIEKNDYIGYINSNIFFNNSLGEKILFFNKIESLDSFGSFLDIVSKIENFENIYFGSIFSNNFFKFKNVTPIVLASGFSKRFFGDKLSYKLKNGKTILEMTLTNINKIDFKEKILVGKNNFHYDLSKKFGFKFIENKNPELGQSRSVVLGTSEATLQGFIFIPGDMPFLTRESLLKIIFEFQKYNKIIVPFINGEKSAPILFPKIYFKDLTSLKGDSGGREILKKEEFIKCNFKNSFEFFDIDTQNDLKILETLEEQI, encoded by the coding sequence ATGACAGAACTATTCAATATCAAAAAAGGTGATATAGTATCAATTACTGGAGCTGGTGGAAAAACATCTCTCATGTTTCATCTAGCTAATACACTTAAAAAAAATGGAACTGTCTTAATCGCTACAACCACAAAAATATTTAAACCAGAAATTACAGAAAATAATAGTTTTATTTTCATATATCCTGAGGAGATTTCAACTTTATCTCCTCAGGATAATTTTATACACATCTTTTGTCCAGAAATTATAAATAATAAAATTATGAGTGCTCAATTTGAAGATTTAAATGTGTTGAGAAAATATTTCGATTATATCTTGATAGAAGCTGATGGAAGTGCTAATAAAGCTTTAAAAGGTTGGAGAGATGATGAACCTAATATATATCCAAAATCTACTAAAACCATTGCTATAATAGATATTACAGCTCTACATAAAGATAAAAACGAAACAACTATCCATAGATTTGAACTTTTTCAAAAACAATACTTTAATTTTAATAAAACTATTGAAAAAAATGATTATATAGGTTATATTAATTCAAATATATTTTTTAATAATTCTTTAGGAGAAAAAATACTTTTTTTTAATAAAATAGAATCTTTAGATTCTTTTGGAAGTTTTTTAGATATTGTTAGCAAAATCGAGAATTTTGAAAATATTTACTTTGGTTCTATTTTTAGTAATAATTTTTTCAAATTTAAAAATGTAACTCCCATAGTTTTAGCTTCTGGTTTCTCAAAAAGATTTTTTGGTGACAAACTAAGCTATAAACTTAAAAATGGTAAAACAATTTTAGAAATGACTTTAACAAATATAAATAAAATAGATTTTAAAGAAAAAATTTTGGTTGGAAAAAATAATTTCCACTACGATCTATCTAAAAAATTTGGATTTAAATTTATTGAAAATAAAAATCCAGAACTTGGCCAAAGTCGTTCTGTTGTTTTGGGAACATCTGAAGCAACACTTCAAGGATTTATATTTATTCCTGGAGATATGCCCTTCTTAACAAGAGAATCTCTCCTAAAAATTATTTTTGAATTTCAAAAATATAATAAAATTATAGTTCCATTTATTAATGGAGAAAAAAGTGCCCCTATTTTATTTCCGAAAATCTACTTTAAAGATTTAACATCTTTAAAAGGAGATAGTGGCGGCCGAGAAATTTTAAAAAAAGAGGAATTTATAAAATGCAATTTTAAAAACTCGTTCGAGTTTTTTGATATAGATACACAAAATGATTTAAAAATATTAGAAACACTGGAGGAACAAATATGA
- a CDS encoding xanthine dehydrogenase family protein molybdopterin-binding subunit, with protein sequence MKIVNTSVRKVDGMGVVTGNPAYTEDLILNNNVLTIKLLRSPHAFAKIKAIDVSIALKVPGVEAIYTHEDTPKTRFTLAGQSFPEPSPYDRRILDEYVRYVGDPVAIIAAEDERAAEKAMKLIKVQYEVLEPILDFEKAIDSHILVHPEEVHTNFEIGYERERNIAAKAYAEKPGVDDGFLQSDIILERTYYTQPQMHAMMETYRSYSYFDVNGRLTTVSSTQIPFHVRRHLARALEMPSSKLRVIKPRIGGGFGGKQTAVCEIYSAFVTLKTGKPSKIIYNRKETHTCTTTRHGMRLDVKIGADLEGNIKAIDIKALSNAGAYGEHAPTVTSLVSYKTFPLYDTVPMRFNANIVYSNTMNAGAFRGYGATQGTFAVESIINELAHELNIDPTVIRMKNLVEPAEGKYITSGDIKKCIEIGKENFNWEERVIPREVAPNKVRAAGMAVTMQGSGIAGVDTAAATIKLGDRGDFNLMIGVTDMGQGCDTVLTQMAAEILDVPMDRVAIHSADTDLSPYDPGAYASSGTYVTGNAVIIAANKMKEEILKGAAKMFNTDINEIEYLGTDLKVGDKIISLEEFAQRSISFEGMNQITTTGTWGGETSPPPFIAGFAEVEVDTLTGEVEVIDYLSVVDCGTPINPNLVKVQVEGGASQGIGLALFEDIKYDKKGRVISDSLMQYKIPSRLDCKSIRVEISSSYEKTGPFGAKSVGEVVVNTPAPAIADAVYNATKVRVRSLPVTSEKVLMGIFNL encoded by the coding sequence ATGAAAATTGTTAATACATCTGTTAGAAAAGTAGATGGAATGGGTGTTGTTACAGGAAATCCTGCTTATACAGAAGATCTAATCCTAAATAACAATGTTCTGACTATAAAGCTACTTAGATCTCCTCATGCTTTTGCAAAAATTAAAGCTATTGATGTTTCGATAGCTTTAAAAGTTCCTGGTGTTGAAGCTATTTACACTCATGAAGATACACCTAAAACTAGATTTACTTTAGCTGGACAAAGCTTCCCTGAACCATCTCCATACGATAGAAGAATTCTTGATGAGTATGTTAGATATGTAGGCGACCCTGTTGCTATAATAGCTGCTGAAGATGAAAGAGCTGCTGAAAAAGCTATGAAATTAATTAAAGTTCAATATGAGGTTTTAGAACCAATTTTAGATTTTGAAAAAGCTATCGATTCTCATATCTTAGTTCACCCTGAAGAGGTTCACACTAACTTTGAAATTGGATATGAAAGAGAAAGAAATATAGCTGCTAAAGCTTACGCTGAAAAGCCTGGAGTAGATGATGGATTTTTACAAAGTGATATCATCCTTGAAAGAACCTACTACACTCAGCCTCAGATGCATGCTATGATGGAAACTTATAGATCATACAGCTACTTCGATGTAAATGGAAGACTTACAACAGTAAGTTCTACACAAATTCCATTCCATGTAAGAAGACATCTTGCTAGAGCACTAGAGATGCCTTCAAGCAAATTAAGAGTTATCAAACCTAGAATAGGTGGTGGATTTGGTGGAAAACAAACAGCTGTTTGTGAAATTTACTCAGCTTTTGTTACTTTAAAAACTGGTAAACCATCTAAGATTATATATAATAGAAAAGAAACTCATACTTGTACAACTACAAGACACGGTATGAGATTGGATGTAAAAATTGGTGCAGACTTAGAAGGAAATATCAAGGCTATTGATATCAAAGCTCTTTCTAATGCTGGTGCTTACGGAGAACATGCTCCTACGGTTACATCTCTTGTATCATATAAAACTTTCCCACTTTATGATACTGTTCCAATGAGATTTAATGCTAATATAGTTTACTCTAACACTATGAATGCTGGTGCTTTTAGAGGATACGGAGCTACTCAAGGAACATTTGCTGTTGAATCTATTATCAATGAGTTAGCTCATGAGCTTAACATAGATCCTACAGTTATTAGAATGAAGAATTTAGTTGAACCTGCTGAAGGGAAATATATTACAAGTGGAGATATTAAAAAATGTATCGAAATTGGTAAAGAAAACTTTAATTGGGAAGAGAGAGTTATTCCTAGAGAAGTAGCACCTAATAAAGTTAGAGCTGCTGGAATGGCTGTTACTATGCAAGGATCTGGAATTGCTGGAGTAGATACTGCTGCTGCAACTATTAAACTTGGAGATAGAGGAGATTTCAATCTGATGATTGGAGTTACTGATATGGGACAAGGATGTGATACGGTTCTTACACAAATGGCTGCTGAAATTTTAGATGTTCCTATGGATAGAGTTGCAATTCATTCAGCTGATACAGATTTATCTCCATATGATCCAGGAGCATATGCTTCAAGTGGAACTTATGTTACAGGAAATGCTGTTATTATAGCTGCTAATAAAATGAAAGAAGAGATTCTTAAAGGCGCTGCAAAAATGTTCAATACCGACATAAATGAAATTGAGTACCTTGGAACTGATTTAAAAGTTGGAGACAAGATTATCTCTTTAGAAGAGTTTGCACAGCGTTCAATCTCGTTTGAAGGAATGAATCAAATTACAACTACTGGAACTTGGGGAGGAGAAACTTCGCCACCGCCTTTCATCGCTGGTTTTGCCGAGGTTGAAGTGGATACTCTAACTGGAGAAGTTGAAGTTATTGATTACCTTTCTGTTGTTGATTGTGGAACTCCTATAAATCCTAACTTAGTTAAAGTTCAAGTTGAAGGAGGGGCATCTCAAGGAATTGGACTTGCTCTTTTCGAAGATATAAAGTATGATAAAAAAGGAAGAGTTATTTCTGACTCTCTGATGCAATATAAAATACCATCAAGACTTGATTGTAAAAGTATAAGAGTAGAAATTTCAAGCTCTTATGAAAAAACAGGACCTTTCGGAGCAAAATCTGTTGGTGAGGTTGTTGTTAATACTCCTGCTCCTGCTATTGCAGATGCTGTTTATAACGCAACTAAAGTTAGAGTAAGATCTTTACCTGTAACATCTGAAAAAGTTCTTATGGGAATATTTAACTTATAA